TCACCCTTCCAGTTGGTCGTCACGAACTCTTCGACCTTCTTGTGAAAGGCCTCCAGCTCGTTCCTGATCCCTTCGGCTCGGGCGATGATCGCCCGAGCTCCGTCCTCAACGCCCGAGAAATTAGCGGATATGGGCTTTCCAGCTGCCATTGTTCAGGCTCCTTTGCTACGTGATTCTGGTTAGACCGGAGGAAGTTCCAGGCTGGAGACCTGAGCCTGCACCTGCTGGGCGAAGTCGGTGTCCTGGTCCTCGTACGTCGATCCGGCCTTGATGAGCTTCTCCGACGTCTCCATCAGCTTGTCGTTGAGCTTGTCCGCCTGGAAGTAGTAACGCTCCATAAAAGCGTTGAACGCGTCGCGCGCCTGGCCCTGCCAGTTGGCGCCGTTCGTCACGTTGTCCTCATCCGTCTTCAGCTGTCGGATGGCGAGCATCAGGTTGTTGTGCTGCTCCTGAAACTCTTTCGCCTTCTGCCCGATGAGTGCATTATCCGCTGAGAGAGACCCTGCCATGGTGGCTCCTCCTGTTTCGGTTGATGGTCAACGTCGCAAGTGCCAGCTGACCTCTTCATGTAGTTGGACGCGGCTGCCGCTCGACCGGTTCCACCCGGTTCACCGGAATCGGCGGATTTGCATCGAAACGCGCCTCCCAAGTGGGCGACTGGCTACGCCGAGGTGCGGAAGGCCTGGATGAGATCCCCCCGGACGTCCGACCGCAGGTGCCGTCGCGTCTGTCTAGTCGCTGCCAGCGCGCTGCTCCCCTCCTTCCCCCTGCTCGCTACCACCTGAACCGGCGAGTGGGCTGGCTGCGCAACACCCTACCGAACGGCGTGCCGTCGCGCTAGCAGCGAACGCCGAATGCCAAGGTCGGCAACGGAGCTCGCGCGCGAACGGGTATACGAGCCGCGGTCCGAATCATCCGGTCCGGTGTACCGAGCCGGAGGCTATTTGACGATCTTCGCGATGGTGGGAACCATCTTGTCCACCAGCGCATCCACGGACTGGCCGGTCCACACCTGGAATGCCTGCACAGCCGAAGGGTCGTCGACGACGACGATCTTCGCCGAGCTGGAGAGGATGCCATTCGGGAGACCGCGCAGTCCGCCGTTTCCGGCCTGGCTGTCCGATCTGAGTACGATCACCACTTCGGAATCGATATCGGTCGTATAGCTGTTCGCCGACATCGCCCGTGGTGATTTCTCGTCACCGACCGCCTTGTACTTGGTGCTGTATCGAAAGCCGATATCCTGCAGGAATTTCGACTGATCACTCGGCGTCAGCACGGCGGACAGGGTGGAATTACCGAAATTGAATGCGGTGATCGTCTTTCCGTCGAATTCCGGATGATTGTCGCGCACCTGGGCCAGGCTGCTTCCCGAGCCGGGAGAGTTCGCCCCACCCCTGGTGAGGAAGAACGTGCCCGCGGCGATCGACACTGCTATGACGACGGCGATGATCGCGGGTACGAGAACGCGTCTGGCGGCGGAACGCTCGCTGCCGCTTCGGATCGTCTCGATCAACCGCTGATCGGTGTTCTCGCGAGGCGGCCCATACCCGGCGATCGCGGTGCGGGGGTCGGTCATCGGTGCCCGCGGGTCCGTCGAATAGGTGGTCTCGGGAGCGCGAAACTGCGGGGCGCCGTACAACGCCGCCTCGGCCGCCTGGATGAATTCACGGCAGGTGCTGTACCGGTGAACAGGGTCCTTCGCCATCACCTTCTCGATCACACCGTCGAGCGCCGCGGGCAAGTCCGGACGGACAGCGCTCAACTTCGGTGGTGGTTCGTGTAGATGGCCCATCATCACTACGGCGGGCATGGTCGAGGGGTAGGGGTTCTGGCCGGTGAGCAGTTTGAAGAACGAACAGCCCAGACTGTAGATGTCGGCCCGCGGGTCGAGGCTGCTTCCGACCAACTGCTCGGGGGGAGCATAGGCCACCGTCGCCATGAAATTGCCTGTGGCCGTGAGATCTTGGCCGTCCTCCGAGGATTTGGCAACGCCGAAGTCGGTCAGCAGCACCCGTTCCTCGTCGTCTCCGTCGGCAGTGGAGAGCAGGAAGTTGGCAGGCTTGACGTCGCGGTGCAGCAGCCCGCGCCGATGGGCGTAGTCCAGGCCCTTGCCCACCTCCGAGACGGTGCGCAGTGCTCGCTTCGGAGTCATGACCGACCGCCCCTTCCTCGCCTCCTCCGCGGCGTCCGTGCCGTCGACGTACTGCATGGCGATCCACAGCAGGCCGGCTTCTTCGCCGCGGTTGTACACGGCGACGATGTTCGGATGGTCGAGGCCTGCCGCAAGGTTGGCCTCGCGCTCGAACCGCGCGCGAAACTCGTCGTCGGTGGACAGGTCCGCGCTGAGAACCTTCAGAGCATCCCGGCGGGGCAGGATCGGATTCTGCGCCAGGTAGACGGTTCCCATGCCGCCGCTGCCGAGGACCTGAAGTACCCGGTATCCGCCGATAACTGCGCCGGGCCGCAACGCCATTCGGTCCTCCTCAACGATGTCGAACGCCCCCACCGACGAGCTTTCGGGGAAAATCTAGCAAGCGAAAGCCGGGGGTTCGACCTGTACCCGGCGCGGGGCTCAACGCCCATAGGCCAACAGCTTGTACTGCGCCGCGGTCTTTTGCTGCAGGTCTTGGACGTTGTTGCTGCTCACCTGGGCTACATAGCGATCGAAGGCGAAGTAGCACACCGGCTTGTCCAACGGTGACTTGCTCGGTCCTTTTTTCGGCTTGAAGCATTTGGCTTCCGGCAGGTTCGCCGGACTGTCCAACTTGTCGTACTCGGCCGAGACCGGTGCCGAGATCGCGGCCAGCAGCCGGGTCGTGCCCGCCGAATCCTTGGCCCGCAGGACCACCGCTCCGACGGCCGCGGCATAGTCGACACCGGCGTCCGCGTACGCGGAGCGCGCCGAATTCGGGTCCTGCTCCGAATGCAGCAGTGCCTGCGCCGGATACACCCCCGACGGGTCGGAACCGTCGACCGGCTTGTTGTTGTCGTCGAGCGGCACTGTCCGGCTGAGCATCCCGTCCACGTCGAGCGGTAGTGCGGATATCTTGTCGATCGGTGTCGGTGTGTACTGCCGGAGCATGTCGATGAGCTTGTCGAACGAGCGCCCGGTGAGATCGGCGGGAGGGCCGGGAGCGAAGGGGCGGCTGATCGGGTCGTTGATCTGGACCAGCAGCGCCATCTCGCCGTGCGCGAGCCCGGTGCTCAGAAAATTGGTGCCGAACTCGGTGTGGGCATTGTGCCTGGCTCTGGCCGCCGGATAGCCGGGAATGGAGATGCTGTCACCCGGAACACGCTCGATGAGCTCCTTGACCGCCGCGGAGGCGTGGCTTTCATCGGAGAAGCGGAGAACGTAGATGAGCACCTCGCTGCCGATGCCGAATTCTTTCCTCCGTTGTCCTTGCGTGTACCACCCCGTCACCAGGCCGGGCGCGACCGCATCGAATTCACTGCGGTCCACCGCTTTCAGCGAGGGCGGCGACTTCGGAGTGGTCGCGTGCGTGCGGTATGGATTTTGGTAGATGTATCGGTTGTCGATGTCCGACACGAGTGGTGTTGCGGCACCGATGCGTATCGCTTCGCGCGCGGCTCCGGATTGGTCGGTCCTGAACCGCTCGATGTCGATCGGCGCCGTCGGGTAGCTGCCCGAATCCAATTTCGTGACATCGACTCGCTGGACGTCGGCCTGCTCGGTGGTGTCACCCCCGCAGGCGCTGGTCGCGAAGACACACGCGATGAGCGCCGCGCACGTCAGGCTTCGTATCCGCATCGATGATCACCCACTCTTCGCGAGAATCGAGTACTGAGCGGCGGTCCGTTCCAGCAACTGCCGGTCGACCCGGCTGATATCGGGAAATTGGGAGACCACCACGGCGACGTATCGGTCGTACACGATGACGCACAGACCCTTGTTCAAACGGTTGATATCCCGGAAGTCCAACTTCAGGCACCGTGTGTCGGCGAGGCCGGGCGGCGGATCGACGACCTCGTCGTTCTTCTCCGGTTTGGCGAGAGCCGCCTGGAGGCGGAATGCGGAGGGAAGGTCGCGCGTCCGATACACCGTTCCGCTCTGGCGGCCGATCAGGTCGACGCCGCCCTCTTCGAACGCTGTGCGCACCTCGATCGGATTGCGTTCGAAGTGCAGAATTCCAGAGGGCTGATAAGGGCCGAAATCGTCTCGGCCGAAGAAGGGGTCGCTGTAGTCCTTCGCCGAGGGCGCGGCGCGGCGCATGATTCCGTCCGGGTCGAGGGGCAGGTCGAGCAGGTCGTCGAGCGGAACCGGCTGCTGCTTGTCCAGTTCGGCGATCTGCCGATCGATCGTCTTCTTCAGGACGCTCGCGAGCGCGTCCTTGTTCGGCTCGGGTACTCCGGCATTGGCCGTGATGACGTACGGGCCGTGCTGGAGGAACACAATGGCGGCCAGGTCGTTTCCCGAGGTCGACCTGGCGTCGGGATATCCATCGATCGGAACGGGATGTCTGCCCGGCTCCTCGTTGGTGATCCGGTCGAACTCATCCGCGGCGTTCCTGCTGTCGGTCTCGGTCGGAAAACGAAGTATCGAGATGATCAATTTCTTTGTGCTGCGCAGATTTCCGTTGGTCCGCGAGACATAGGCGCCTGCCAGCACGTTGTACTTCTCGCCTACCACCTGGTACTTCTCCGGGAACGCCCCCGGGTTGACCATGCTCAGCGGTGTCGCGATCAGCTTGACGTAGCCCACGTCGGTGAGATCGCTG
The DNA window shown above is from Nocardia sp. NBC_01730 and carries:
- a CDS encoding WXG100 family type VII secretion target yields the protein MAAGKPISANFSGVEDGARAIIARAEGIRNELEAFHKKVEEFVTTNWKGDANEAFAELQRSWNGHVEQLNQTLHGAAKLVSSGNSELQSTDTALAGLF
- a CDS encoding serine/threonine-protein kinase, with the translated sequence MALRPGAVIGGYRVLQVLGSGGMGTVYLAQNPILPRRDALKVLSADLSTDDEFRARFEREANLAAGLDHPNIVAVYNRGEEAGLLWIAMQYVDGTDAAEEARKGRSVMTPKRALRTVSEVGKGLDYAHRRGLLHRDVKPANFLLSTADGDDEERVLLTDFGVAKSSEDGQDLTATGNFMATVAYAPPEQLVGSSLDPRADIYSLGCSFFKLLTGQNPYPSTMPAVVMMGHLHEPPPKLSAVRPDLPAALDGVIEKVMAKDPVHRYSTCREFIQAAEAALYGAPQFRAPETTYSTDPRAPMTDPRTAIAGYGPPRENTDQRLIETIRSGSERSAARRVLVPAIIAVVIAVSIAAGTFFLTRGGANSPGSGSSLAQVRDNHPEFDGKTITAFNFGNSTLSAVLTPSDQSKFLQDIGFRYSTKYKAVGDEKSPRAMSANSYTTDIDSEVVIVLRSDSQAGNGGLRGLPNGILSSSAKIVVVDDPSAVQAFQVWTGQSVDALVDKMVPTIAKIVK
- a CDS encoding DUF7373 family lipoprotein, with protein sequence MRIRSLTCAALIACVFATSACGGDTTEQADVQRVDVTKLDSGSYPTAPIDIERFRTDQSGAAREAIRIGAATPLVSDIDNRYIYQNPYRTHATTPKSPPSLKAVDRSEFDAVAPGLVTGWYTQGQRRKEFGIGSEVLIYVLRFSDESHASAAVKELIERVPGDSISIPGYPAARARHNAHTEFGTNFLSTGLAHGEMALLVQINDPISRPFAPGPPADLTGRSFDKLIDMLRQYTPTPIDKISALPLDVDGMLSRTVPLDDNNKPVDGSDPSGVYPAQALLHSEQDPNSARSAYADAGVDYAAAVGAVVLRAKDSAGTTRLLAAISAPVSAEYDKLDSPANLPEAKCFKPKKGPSKSPLDKPVCYFAFDRYVAQVSSNNVQDLQQKTAAQYKLLAYGR
- a CDS encoding WXG100 family type VII secretion target, which produces MAGSLSADNALIGQKAKEFQEQHNNLMLAIRQLKTDEDNVTNGANWQGQARDAFNAFMERYYFQADKLNDKLMETSEKLIKAGSTYEDQDTDFAQQVQAQVSSLELPPV
- a CDS encoding DUF7373 family lipoprotein, whose product is MRYRLRTFAILASSIVLAAGCSSTVDGNPQPGMSPVDLTILKTGALATEPTAYNPRITSANDVRFIEARRMLNYLVQPFDVDSDLTDVGYVKLIATPLSMVNPGAFPEKYQVVGEKYNVLAGAYVSRTNGNLRSTKKLIISILRFPTETDSRNAADEFDRITNEEPGRHPVPIDGYPDARSTSGNDLAAIVFLQHGPYVITANAGVPEPNKDALASVLKKTIDRQIAELDKQQPVPLDDLLDLPLDPDGIMRRAAPSAKDYSDPFFGRDDFGPYQPSGILHFERNPIEVRTAFEEGGVDLIGRQSGTVYRTRDLPSAFRLQAALAKPEKNDEVVDPPPGLADTRCLKLDFRDINRLNKGLCVIVYDRYVAVVVSQFPDISRVDRQLLERTAAQYSILAKSG